In Desulfomonile tiedjei DSM 6799, a genomic segment contains:
- the acs gene encoding acetate--CoA ligase: MENTPKWYDAHLQDYRKVAYIKSKEEYDELYNRSINDIDRFWSEQADKYLTFEKRWDSVLKYDFNTADIEWFGGGILNASYNCLDKHVDKLKNKVAYYWEGDNPAESKVVTYLELYNEVNKFAAVLLANGVKKGDRVIIYLPMIVELPVAMLACARIGAVHGVIFGGFSAESIASRIQDCGAKIVVTVDGGFRAGKPLPLKKNVDEALTRCPEVTKVIVFKHAGMDLKLDPSKEIWWHEAMADPNLPSYVKPEPMSSEDPLFILYTSGSTGKPKGVLHTHAGYLLHAAMTNRLVFDLKDDETFWCTADIGWITGHSYTVYGPLINGFTSVLFEGVPNYPGWDRYWEIVAKRKVDKFYTAPTVIRSLAREGAGWVEKHDLSSLKLLGTVGEPINPEAWRWYYHYVGRDWCPIVDTWWQTETGGQMITPLPAVAPIKPGSCSFPFFGIDPVILDPDTGEEVKYPGQEGALFIRKPWPGMARTVFGDHQRFIDTYFSRIPGMYFTGDGAKQDEDGYFWIAGRIDDVINVSGHRLGTAEVESALVLHPDVAEAAVVGFPHPIKGQGIYAFVTLNQGVAKTDELRKGLVNLVRQQIGPIATPDAIQWADALPKTRSGKIMRRLLRKISAGQIDDLGDTTTIADPSVVDTLVKGRVVLNA, encoded by the coding sequence CTCTATAACCGATCTATTAATGATATCGACCGCTTCTGGAGCGAGCAAGCCGACAAATATCTCACCTTTGAGAAAAGATGGGATTCCGTTCTGAAGTATGATTTCAATACCGCCGACATCGAATGGTTCGGAGGCGGCATTCTCAACGCCTCTTACAATTGCCTGGATAAGCATGTTGATAAACTAAAGAATAAAGTCGCCTACTATTGGGAAGGCGACAATCCCGCAGAATCAAAAGTGGTTACCTATCTGGAACTCTATAATGAAGTCAACAAGTTTGCTGCCGTGCTCCTGGCCAACGGTGTGAAAAAAGGTGACCGTGTAATTATTTACCTCCCCATGATCGTCGAACTTCCGGTGGCGATGCTGGCGTGCGCCCGCATTGGAGCCGTGCACGGCGTGATCTTCGGAGGATTCAGCGCCGAGTCCATCGCGAGCCGTATCCAAGACTGCGGTGCAAAAATTGTCGTCACGGTGGACGGCGGCTTCAGGGCAGGTAAACCTCTGCCGCTCAAGAAGAATGTGGACGAGGCGCTCACCAGATGTCCCGAAGTCACGAAAGTGATCGTTTTCAAGCATGCCGGCATGGACCTGAAACTCGATCCCAGCAAAGAGATCTGGTGGCACGAAGCAATGGCGGACCCGAATCTGCCTTCGTACGTCAAGCCGGAGCCAATGTCATCGGAAGATCCCTTGTTCATTCTGTACACCAGTGGCAGCACCGGAAAACCCAAAGGGGTACTGCACACCCATGCCGGATACCTGCTTCACGCTGCCATGACGAATCGGCTTGTGTTCGATTTGAAGGATGATGAGACATTCTGGTGCACTGCAGACATCGGATGGATCACCGGCCATAGCTACACTGTGTACGGACCTTTGATCAATGGCTTCACAAGCGTGCTTTTCGAAGGAGTGCCCAATTACCCGGGATGGGACAGGTACTGGGAAATCGTGGCAAAACGTAAGGTAGACAAATTCTACACCGCACCGACAGTAATCAGGTCTCTTGCGCGAGAAGGTGCCGGCTGGGTAGAGAAACACGACCTGAGTTCCCTCAAACTGCTTGGGACCGTGGGAGAGCCCATCAACCCCGAGGCCTGGAGATGGTATTATCACTACGTGGGACGCGATTGGTGCCCCATAGTCGACACTTGGTGGCAGACAGAGACCGGCGGCCAGATGATTACTCCGTTGCCTGCAGTCGCACCCATAAAACCGGGTTCGTGCAGTTTTCCGTTCTTCGGGATCGATCCGGTGATTTTGGACCCTGATACAGGTGAAGAAGTCAAGTACCCCGGACAGGAAGGAGCGCTCTTCATTCGTAAGCCGTGGCCGGGAATGGCCAGAACCGTTTTCGGCGATCATCAGAGGTTCATCGATACCTATTTCAGCCGTATTCCGGGAATGTACTTTACCGGTGACGGAGCGAAACAGGACGAAGATGGTTATTTCTGGATAGCCGGTCGTATAGACGACGTTATCAACGTGTCCGGTCACCGGCTGGGCACGGCGGAAGTCGAGTCCGCCCTTGTTCTTCATCCGGATGTCGCGGAAGCTGCAGTTGTCGGTTTTCCGCATCCCATCAAAGGCCAGGGCATTTACGCTTTCGTGACCTTAAACCAGGGGGTAGCCAAGACTGACGAACTGAGGAAAGGTCTGGTGAACCTCGTGCGTCAACAGATCGGGCCTATCGCAACTCCGGATGCCATCCAGTGGGCTGATGCTTTGCCCAAAACGCGCAGCGGCAAGATCATGCGAAGGCTGCTGAGGAAGATAAGTGCCGGCCAGATAGACGATCTGGGCGACACCACAACAATTGCCGATCCCTCCGTGGTGGATACACTCGTCAAGGGACGCGTAGTTCTCAACGCTTAA
- a CDS encoding GNAT family N-acetyltransferase, with amino-acid sequence MAQVQRLTYIDKLGDAYDMGPARDEDRALLIQMYECFVPKAVTQGLPPANPDTRLEWILGLLADGENFLAWQEGKVVGHCSLILDESMTNGEYLIFVSNTHRNRGLGTGLTAMAVERARELGLDTIWLTVEALNFRAIKLYKKIGFVFCDSGERERIMILRL; translated from the coding sequence ATGGCTCAGGTACAGAGGCTGACGTACATCGACAAATTGGGTGATGCGTACGATATGGGACCCGCGCGGGACGAGGATCGGGCGCTGCTCATCCAAATGTACGAATGTTTCGTCCCGAAAGCTGTAACTCAGGGGCTACCTCCTGCCAACCCCGACACTCGCCTGGAATGGATCTTAGGTCTCTTGGCGGATGGAGAGAATTTCCTAGCGTGGCAGGAAGGCAAAGTAGTCGGTCACTGTTCGCTTATTCTCGATGAATCTATGACGAATGGTGAATACCTGATCTTTGTAAGCAATACACATAGAAATCGAGGACTTGGAACCGGTTTGACGGCAATGGCTGTGGAAAGGGCGCGGGAACTGGGCCTGGACACCATCTGGCTCACAGTGGAAGCGCTGAATTTCAGAGCTATCAAGCTGTACAAGAAAATTGGTTTTGTCTTCTGCGACTCGGGAGAACGAGAGCGGATAATGATTCTGCGCTTGTGA